One segment of Scyliorhinus torazame isolate Kashiwa2021f chromosome 14, sScyTor2.1, whole genome shotgun sequence DNA contains the following:
- the LOC140390119 gene encoding uncharacterized protein: MEGKRFRCDVCDKGFVTSTILLRHQVIHIGEKPFRCGVCDKSFSQSWTLRDHQRLHTGEKPFRCEVCDTSFTRSADLRQHQCIHTGEKPFMCKMCVESFPCLSTLRKHQRLHKVEQPFKCEMCDKSFSCLLTLHKHKRLHSGEKPFTCKRCGKSFTRSAGLREHQRIHTGEKPFRCDVCDTSFTRSTGLREHQRIHTGEKPYTCKMCDKSFSCLSTLRKHQRLHTGEKPFPCKVKQHYTCDVCEKSFSQSWNLRVHQRVHTGEKPFSCTVCDKSFSASSTLRVHQRIHTGEKPFGCEVCDKSFSETSALRAHQRVHTGEKPFRCKSCEKSFSKLSTLQVHQRVHTGEKPFSCEVCDKSFSQSSHLYKHQRVHTGEKSLPCKVKLAHNTQERSLTGGRIQYIKELTEQKEFTRKLFGLSNPTITNDTQVSMNTSDGDGGELAAASEIPERADEEGTEVNTSQQCDMAAAMEEGKECQEEGLRYTTPEMIDTTEIS, translated from the exons ATGGAAGGGAAACGATTCAGGTGTGATGTTTGCGATAAAGGTTTTGTGACGTCTACGATACTCCTGAGACACCAGGTGATTCAcataggggagaaaccattcaggtgTGGTGTTTGTGACAAGTCCTTCTCACAATCATGGACCCTCCGTGATCACCAACGTCTTCACACAGGTGAGAAGCCCTTCAGGTGTGAGGTGTGTGATACATCATTCACACGGTCAGCAGACCTCCGTCAACACCAAtgcattcacacaggagagaaacccttcATGTGCAAAATGTGTGTGGAATCATTCCCGTGCTTATCGACCCTCCGTAAACACCAACGGCTTCACAAAGTGGAGCAACCCTTCAAGTGTGagatgtgtgacaaatcattctcatgcTTATTGACCCTCCATAAACACAAGCGTCTTCACTCAGGTGAGAAACCTTTCACGTGCAAAAGGTGTGGCAAATCATTCACAAGGTCAGCAGGCCTCCGTGAACATCAGCGCATTCACACGGGTGAGAAACCCTTCAGGTGTGATGTGTGTGACACATCATTCACACGGTCAACAGGCCTCCGTGAACACCAAcgtattcacacaggggagaaaccctacACGTGCAaaatgtgtgacaaatcattctcgtgCTTATCAACTCTCCGGAAACACCAACGTCTTCACACAGGGGAAAAACCCTTCCCATGCAAG GTAAAGCAACACTACACATGCGATGTATGTGAGAAATCATTCTCGCAGTCATGGAACCTCCGTGTACACCAACgcgttcacacaggagagaaacccttcAGTTGcacggtgtgtgacaaatcattctcagcatcatcCACCCTCCGTgtccatcaacgtattcacacgggAGAGAAGCCATTCGGttgcgaggtgtgtgacaaatcattctctgaGACATCGGCCCTCCGTGCACACCAACGCgtccacacaggggagaaacctttCAGGTGTAAATCATGTGAGAAATCATTCTCCAAGTTATCGACCCTTCAGGTACACCAACGCgttcacacaggagagaagccCTTCAGttgcgaggtgtgtgacaaatcattctcgcagTCATCACATCTCTACAAacaccaacgtgttcacacaggagagaaatcCTTACCATGCAAG GTAAAGCTGGCCCATAACACCCAGGAGCGCTCGTTGACTGGAGGGCGGATTCAGTACATCAAGGAGCTGACGGAACAGAAGGAGTTCACAAGGAAGCTGTTTGGCCTCTCCAACCCCACAATAACCAATG ATACACAGGTGTCCATGAACACATCAGATGGTGATGGAGGAGAGTTGGCAGCAGCGTCCGAGATTCCTGAAAGGGCTGATGAGGAAGGGACGGAGGTGAATACCTCACAGCAATGTGACATGGCAGCTGCAATGGAGGAGGGAAAGGAGTGTCAGGAGG AAGGATTGCGCTATACTACACCAGAGATGATAGACACCACAGAAATATCCTGA